The sequence below is a genomic window from Paenibacillus sp. DCT19.
TTGAACGGGAAGCGGGAGCCTCTGCTGACTGGTGAACGCAGAGCTGTGCTCAAAGGAGACGATGTCCCTAAACAGCTTCAGGTCTTTATCGATTATGTTGCTCAAGCCGCAGAAGAAGCCGGAATTGATCGTCTGCCAGGGCCTTGGTTGCCACCTTTGCCTGAAACATTGGAATGGGATAGCCTTACCGACTGGCAGGAAGAAAAGAACAGGGAAGTGTTGCTTGACGGTGGTGCTAGCGGTCTGAAACCACTAGTCGGCTTACTCGATGATCTACCGAATCAACGCCAGGAGCCTCTTGCGCTTCCAGTTGATCAAGGCCATCTCGTCGTGTACGGTATGCCTGGACTGGGCAAAACGACTTTTGTGCAAACCATGCTCATGTCACTTGCTAGATCTGAACGTACAGAATCATGGCATGGATACATTATTGATATGGGGCGAATGATGAAGGACTTTGCTGGTCTTCCACAGATCGGTGCTGTGATGATGGCCGAAGAGGAGGATCGGATCAAACGATTGTTCCGATATATATTAAAATTGTCTGCACAGCGTAAAGACATGATCTCAGAAGCTGGTGTCAAAACGATCTCGGCTTACCGTCGGACAGCTCACGAAGCTGTGCCTCAGGTCATCGTTGTGATTGACGGATATCTTTCTTTCCGAAATGCTTATCCTGAGGAAAATGAATTGTTAGAGACGATTCTTCGTGAAGGTGGAAGTCTAGGCATCACGTTTGTACTCACGGCTAATCGAGTCACTGATATTTTTGAGAAATTTAGAAGTAACATTCCGAATGCAGTATCTTTTGAATTATCGGATCCGAGTGACTATTATTATGCAGTCGGAAGACCTTCTAAAGCGCCAAGTCAGCTTCCGCCAGGAAGAGGGCTTGTGAAGGGACAAGTTCCACCACTGATGTTCCAGGCAGCCTTACCGTCGTCAGGTGCAGATGAAGGGAAACGTTCATCTGAGCTACGCCGCACGATTGCTGAGATTAGAGAAGCGTGGACAGGAGAGCAAGCGCCTCAGATTGCTCCACTTCCGGAAGAAGTGAAACTGAAAGATGTTCTGATTCAAACAGGTAGTTACGGGCAACTGAATGAGTCCTCTGTAACGGTACCTGTAGGAGTACTCACAGATGATTTGGAACCTTTCCTTCTGAATCTGCGTGAGGGACCACACTTTATGGTAACGAGTCCGATGGAAGGTGGAAAAACAACATTTTTGTTGACTTGGATGTTATCATTGGCGTATCATGCTTCTCCAGAAGTAGTACAAATATACACCGTGGATATGCGCTATGGTTCTGGCGGACTGGGTGAGATCAGCAGTTTGCCCCATGTCCGAGGACATGTCTCACGGGAAGATCAGCTTGCGCCAGTGATCCAACAGTTGTACGATGAAGTACTGAAGCGAGGCGAGATTGCCGGTGGTCCGGAAATCGTGCTCACCATTGATGATGCAGAGACATTATCCAAACAATTAAATGATTTCAACGTAAAGGATCAATTAGGTGTAATTGTTCGTCAAGGTAGGGATCGGGGGATTCATGTTATCTTATCAGGTGTTCCTGCTGACTTCCCGACCTTTGGATCTGATTGGGTAAGCGATGTAAAAGCTTCCCAAAGCGGATTGTTGTTCGGGACTTTAGACCCTAACGATCTCTCGTTCTTTCGTATTCCTTATTCCGAGTCTGGAGGCAGTTCTGCTGGGCTGAAGGTACTGCCACCAGGTCAAGGTTATTATGTAAAACGTAAATATTCCAGGGTTAAAGGTGCAGTTCCATGTGACGACAACTGGAAAATGAATGATTGGATTTTTGAAATTCGTGACCGATGGCATGTTGTAGTTTGAGGGGAGGTGGCTCATAATGTTGACGGTTCATGATTCCAAGCAAAAGGTAGTCACTTTGCAAATAAAAGAACTTTTTTTTCTGGCTGGTATTCTAGGCTCAGACCGATTGCTTGGCGTTGAAGATCCTTTCCGCGGGTATATGGCGGAAGACATTGCTTTGGAGTGGGAGCGCGTCAAAACCTCCTTGCTCGACAAAGGATATCTAATTCAGGATCAGAACAGCAATGAACTGATCATGACACCGACCGTATTCTCCAGAGTGGCCATTGCCGGATTGTCTGACAGAGCTTGTTGGATTCGCTACACGTCGAGTGGCAAGTCCTGTGAAAGTTATATTCATTGCACGGACGAGCGCGTCGTCGAAGTGTCGCGCGTTGTGGACGAACCGGATTCATTCCGGTTATCGGATCTGGGGAATGTTCGTGAAGCCATTGATTGTCTGATCGAAAGAATGAAGTGGAGTGGCCATTCTCCTGATGAGAAGCCAGCTCTTATGTGCTCTAAGAAAAAATTCTATGAAGTCTTGAATGAGTTAAATGGCAAGGAAGTTCAAGCAGTGGCAGATGAGCTAGCGCAGGAGACGAATGATTCGGATGGATCACTTGCCCTGGCACGCTGTTTGGTAAACAAGGAATCAGATGGAGAGCTGCGTTTGCTTGTGTGGAACGGAGAAGAATGGAATTCACAGTCAGCGGCGTTTACCGTTAGCTCGATTTCGAATTGGTTATTCCGTATGAGCACAGCCGCTTCAGATGATTGGCTTGTTGCAGCACTGACGACTAGAGAACAGTTTCACGAGATGCTGCTGGACTGGCTTAAACAGCCTGCAGGGGAAGAGGAAAGGTGATGGTAAATGCGCATTCGTGTGGAACCGGATGTGCTTCGGGCACTGAGCAGGCAGATTCAGTATGCGGCGGAGCAAATACAGCAAAAGATGACAGTATTGGATCAGGCAATTCATTCGTTAGACTGGGAAGTTGAATCTCGTGCTGCTGTGATGAGTGAATGGAACTACAGTAAGCGGGTCGGCGAAGATGCAGTGCGTCGTTTCATGGACATGAGCGTGCAATTGGGACGCAAGGCCGTCGTATTCCAACAGGTTGATATGGAGTATCGCACGGTGCTCGGTCATATGAACACAACTTACAGCAATGCGGTTAATATGCTCCATGTGCTTGAGAACAATCATGCAGGAGAGATCTTACCCGATCATTCCGCAACTACTGCTATTGTATCCGATCCCCTTTCCGCGGTGGCGGCGGTGTATCGTGTACAGGATGCCGCTCCACCAGCTGGTTCCCCAGCGACATTAATTCAGGCTATGCAGCCTGAACCTGTAGCATGGAGATTCACAGATCCTTCCTTTCGAGGAAGGAGAGGAACCGAACCTGTTGTTTCTTAAGCTCGCAGGATAGAGAGTCCCGAGAACAGCACAGTAGAAAGTGAATTGTTTATGTAAATAGTCTGTTAGGGGAAGTTTCATTGCCTAAAAATGGGGTAAATAGGAGTAGGTCCTTCGGCTTTTGTCCGATCGATCCTGGTATAGTACAATTTGAACAAGCAAAAATTTAATTGCACAAACCAAGGAGGAATTTACACATGGCAGGACGTATTTTAGTTACCCCAGAACAGCTTGATCAGGTTTCCAACCAATTTAAACAAAGCGGTGAGCAAAGTCAGCAAATCGTATCTACATTGACTCAATCCATCACTAGTATGGAAGGACAATGGGAAGGTATGACGAAGCAACGCTTCTTCCAAGAATTCCAAGAAGCAAGCAAACAAATGCAATCTTTCGTTCAAACGCTGAATAGCATTAGTGCGGAACTGACAGCTATTGCTAACAAATTCCGTACGGCTGACCAAACTCGCTAATCTGCTTTACATAATCAGGCCGAAACGTTGTCTGAGTTCGCCCTGAATATATGCAGGCAGCAAGTTGAAGATGTGAAACTGCAACAAAAACCGGGCGTTTTACGACACCCGGTTTTTGTTGCACTATGACAGAACTGACAGAGAGAGGGATGAGTATGTCTTTTCAACCGAATCCCGGGGATGAAGTTGTAATCAATGATATAGCCTATACGATTGGGCAGCATCCTGCTGCGCCAGGTCTGGCTTATGCGCAAGCCGGAAGGCAAGGGATTGTCTACCAGTTGATTCCCCGAAATGGTGCCATTCATGGTGCCAAAGCACTAAAAGTGTTTTTTCCTAAATTCCGTATTCCAGCTATGGTCTATCAGTCTGAGCATATGGAGCCTTATAGTGAACTGCCAGGTTTGCAAGTATGCAAGCGTGATGTGCTCACTCCGGAAAGAAACGGAGCGCTCATTGGAGAGCACCCTGATTTGTTGTATGCGGTATTAATGCCGTGGGTGCAAGGTCTGACCTGGTTTGATGTGATCAGTGATCAGAAACAGCTAACGGCAGAGGAAAGTCTGAAGTTAGCGAGAGCACTAGCAGGAACAGGTTCAGCCATGGAGCAGCGTGGGCTTGCTCATTGCGATTTATCCGCACCCAATGTGATGATTCCGTTTTTTTCCGAAGTGGAGAACCTGGGAGGATCAGCCGTTGAACTTGTAGACGTAGAGCAGATGTACAGCTCCAAGATGGATCGTCCGGATGCGCTCTTAGCAGGTTCACCTGGTTATGCAGCACATCGGACAGTGCATAGCGGATTGTGGAGCTCTTATGCGGATCGTTTTGCTGGGGCTGTTATTATTGCGGAGATGCTCAGCTGGTCTGACCCGATAATCGTGCAGAAGGCCTGGGGCGAAAGTTATTTTGATCAACATGAGATGCAGACAGTCAGTGAGCGTTATTATGCTATGCGAGACTCACTGAATAAGCGCTGGGGTTCCAAAATGGCGGATCTGTTCGTCAGAGCATGGGAAAGTCATGATCTTAGCAGTTGTCCCACGTTCGGAGAATGGTATGTTGCACTAGCTGCACTAGACGCAAACCAAGTACCTGCTATATCTACCGTTGCGGAGGAAGATGCTGCTGATCAGTCTCATGTGCCAAATGATCAAGAGACAACCGTGGCAGGTGGCATAAGTGACACATTGGCATCTGACGGAGGCTCTGACCAAAATTCAGAAGCATCGACTCCGCCACCTGGTCAAGAAGCAGTGGTTCAACGTTTATTTCTTCAGGCACGAGCATTGGAAGAAGAGGGTAAACCTGCGGCTGCACTTGAGGTGTATCGTTCATTGCACCACTTTATACCGAACAACAGTGCAATGCAGATCGAGGTTGCAGCAGCAATCAAAGAGTTGGATGAACGTTTGAATCCTAAGGATGACGAAGGACAGCCTGTTCGGCTACCTTTCTATAGATCCAAAAAATTCATGATCGCTTCAGCAGTTCTCATTGTATTGCTGGCAGGCTCTGTGCCAACCGTTAAAATATTGGCTGATCAGGCTGAGGTGAAACAGAAGGAGCAGCAGGAGGCAGCTAGACTGGCAGAGATTAAGGCGGCAGAAGATGCCGAGGCAGCAAAGGCTGCAGCGCTCAAACAGCAGGAAGAAGAGAAAAAACAACAAGAAGCTGCTGCAGCAAAACTAGCGGCTGATGAGAAGAAAAAGCAGGAGGAAGCAGAGAAACAACTTGCTGAGGCCAAGAAGAAGGAAGAAGAACGTAAGGCGCTCCAAGCCAAGTATGATAAACAGGCCAAGTACGAAGCGTATCTTGCGAAGCAGGAGCAACAGAAAAAAGAAGCTGAGCGTAAGGCACAGCAGGAGAAATATGATAAACAAGCAAAGTATGAAGCTTATCTAGTTTGGAAAAAAGAGCAGGATGCTCTAGCTGCAAAGCAAGAAGCTGCACGTAAAGCCGCAGCTGAAGCTCAGCGCAAACAGGAGGCTGCCCAAAAAGCTGCGCTTAAGAAAAAACGTGCTCAGAACGTAGTCACACTAATTGCACACTACAACAAAGCGTATAACGCACAAATTGGTAAAAAGACGGATAATGCTCTATCGTATGCTCGGGATTTCAAAAATCTGTATAATACCGATGCTGCCTACTTCAAAGGGGTAGGTAAAGTGGCAGCGCGAATGAGCGCTATTAACAAGTTCCTCAGCAACAGCGATTATAAGCTACCGAACCTGTAATTATAAATGTGAACAACGACGGAGGTGACCTCATCCCAGATGAACTATACAATTCAAGCATCCCAGCGCACACCTGCATTGATTATCTATTTAATTGATATTAGCGCCTCCATGAACATGGTTCTGGAAAATCGTAGACGGATTGATGTGGTCTATGATGCATTGGCTCTAGCCATCCGCCAAATGGTCTTTCGTTCCACCAAAGGCAATCGATTGACACCTCGTTACCGTATTGCCATTCTTGCGTACAGTGATGATGTGTATGACTTGCTTAACGGCATTAAAGGGATCGACGAGATCGCTGCCGTTGGTTCGTTGCCTGATCTTACACCTAAGCGCTTCTCGGATTCGGCCAAAGCTTTTCTACAAGCGGAGAAGATTCTTCAGGCTGAGATTCCTAATATGCAGGACTGTCCAGCGCCACTCGTTTGCCATATGACAGATGGCGTGGCAACAGGTGAAGATCCTGAGCCGATCGCTAAACGAATCATGGGCATGAGTGTTCCAGATGGCAATGTCCTGGTGGAGAATATCTTCATTTCCGATCATTTGCTGGAAACGCCGATCTCGGAGCCAAGACGTTGGAAAGGGATCTCTTCAGAAACGGTGCTGCAGGATGAACATGGGGAGAAGCTACGGAATATGTCTTCCGTGTTGCCAGAGAGTTACCGTGAGATGCTAGTTGAAGCCGATTACCTGCTTGCCCCTGGTGCGTTGATGATGCTTCCAGGTACGTGTGCAGAGCTGGTATCCATCGGCTTTCAGATGTCCGCTGCTACGCCTGTTAGATAGGAGGGGGTTTCATTTGAGGACGATGCGTTTGGCAACACTGCCCGAAGGAGATCAGAGAGTGCAAGCGAAGCAGAGGCGCGGCGACTTTCGTTATGTGAGTGTACAGACGGGAGAACAGCCGTTAACTCGATATCAAGGTGTTCTTCAATGCCGTTATGGATATGGGCGAGCGGCTGAAACCGTGAATCAAGGAGATACAGGTCAAGATTTTGCTGCTGTTCGTATGGACGGCAATGTATGTAACTTTGTTTTATGCGATGGAGTGGGGATGAGTTACCTAGGTGATTTCGCTGCAAGGTTTCTAGGTAATTCACTGCTCGATTGGTTGGAAACCACATCTGTGCCGAGTGCAGAGGGGATCGAGAAGCTTCTTCAAGATCTTACGATTCCTGCATCGGAGCAGTTAGAGAAATTGCAGCCCCTAGATAATTCGCCACTGCTTCTACGTGAAGTGTTAATGGAGAAACGAAGTAGGGGTAGTCAGGCCATGTATGTGTGCGGTCGAATCATATTGTCTGGTGCTTCCAGAAGGAGTCGTGTCTGGATTGCCTGGCAAGGGGATTCGCGTATTCGTCTGTGGAGAAACGGACAAGAGCAATCGACTACTTTTCAGAAATACTGCCGTACCAATGAACGGTGGTCTACACGTGAAGGGACAGTTGGTGGCAAACCGCATATTTTCGAGGCCAAGATGTCTGGGAATGAAAATGTTCGCCTACAGCTCTATACGGACGGTTTAAACGATCTTGATGCAATACAAGCCTACATTCCGGACGAGCATATTCAAGTGTTGCTTGATTCTAGTCATACCGGAGGGCTTGAAGATGATGCCGCTTTCATTGAACTGGAATGGTAACGAGAGTATAGGGTTCAGCGAGAACGATCTGTACCGTGATTTTCCACTGCATGCTGATATGTAAAAAAATAGGTCATGCTTGATTTAAAAGACACTCTTTTTGGGTAATCTTGTGAAGAATATGCTTCATGAACGTTGTGAAGCAACACGTACATTCTTACATAATTGCTGAGAAAAAGGAGTGGAATAGATCATGACTCAACATAACGGTAAATCACGCTTTGCTGGCAAGGTGGCTATTATTACGGGAGCAGGCTCAGGCATTGGAAAAGCTACGGCGCTTAAGCTGGCTAGCGAAGGGGCTCACGTTGCTTTGTTTGATCTGGTCAATGATCGCATCTCGAAGACAGAAGATGAGATTAATTCAGTCTATAAAGGAGCGGCGAGAGCTTTCGATGTCGACATTTCTGACGCATCCCGTGTGGAAAAGGCTGTACTGGAGACTGTTGAATTATTTGGAGGTCTGGATATCGTATTTGCTAACGCTGGCATTAACGGTGTGTCTGCACCCATTGAAGAAATTCAGGTTGAGGATTGGCAACAGATCATTACAACGAATCTGGACGGTACTTTCTTCACGATCAAATATGCATTGCCACATTTGAAAAACGCAGTGGAGGCAGCATTATTATTACGAGTTCCATCAATGGAAATCAGCGTTTCTCAAGCTTTGGCATGTCGGCTTATAGTACGTCCAAGGCGGGACAAGTGGCTTTTGCCAAGATGGCTGCGTTGGAGCTCGCTAAATTCAAAATTCGAGTAAATGTGATTTGCCCGGGTGCAATTGCGACCAATATTGATCAAAGTACGGTCAAAACAGATGATTTGCAGCAAATTGTCATTCCCATTGAGTTCCCAGAAGGGCAACAGCCACTTGCAGATGGGCCGGGTCAACCGGAACATGTTGCCGATCTGGTCGCTTTCCTAGCTTCGTCGGAATCGAAGCATATTACAGGTGCAGAGATTGTGATCGATGGCGCGGAATCACTGCTCAGCTAAATGCATTTCACGGTAGATTTAGCTAATTCAGTCTCAAGCGAATTGAAGCAATCCAAAAATGATTAGATCCAGTTGCTTCTGTCTAGCTGAAGCATGACTAGTTTAAAATCATTTTTGGGTACGTTAGTTATGTGATCAATTGTCAAAGTTAAAGACGGTTTGTATTAGGGTCGTTCCTTGGGAACGGCTTTTTTTGTTATAATGCGACTATGTATGTCTAGGTGAGACATAGTTTGAAGGGATTTTCATGAGGGATTGGTTGTTACATCAAGTGGGAGCGATGATATGAAGATAGAATTACCGATACAACAGATTATTCCCGAATTGAAACAGCGAATGCGGGAACAGGATACAGCTGTTCTGATCGCAGAGCCGGGAGCAGGTAAAACGACCGTTGTTCCGCTCGAACTATTGGGAGAGCCATGGGTTAAGGGTCGGAAGATTATGATGCTGGAGCCTCGTCGTTTGGCAGCCCGATCTGCGGCAGCTCGGATGGCGGCTTCTCTTGGAGAAAACGTAGGAGAGACAGTGGGTTATCGGGTACGGATGGATACACGAGTCAGCCAGGCTACACGGATCGAGGTTGTGACAGAAGGCGTATTAACACGTATGTTACAACAAGATCAAGGTCTAGAGGATACAGCGATGATTATTTTCGATGAGTTCCATGAGCGCCATTTGCATGGGGATTTGGGTCTTGCACTGGCACTGGAATCTAGGGCGCTGCTGCGTCCTGATTTGAAGTTACTTGTGATGTCGGCTACGCTTGACCCGGGTCCTGTCTGCACATTGCTAGGTGAAGGGACGAGCTGGTTGGATTGTCCTGGGC
It includes:
- a CDS encoding WXG100 family type VII secretion target, with amino-acid sequence MRIRVEPDVLRALSRQIQYAAEQIQQKMTVLDQAIHSLDWEVESRAAVMSEWNYSKRVGEDAVRRFMDMSVQLGRKAVVFQQVDMEYRTVLGHMNTTYSNAVNMLHVLENNHAGEILPDHSATTAIVSDPLSAVAAVYRVQDAAPPAGSPATLIQAMQPEPVAWRFTDPSFRGRRGTEPVVS
- a CDS encoding vWA domain-containing protein; its protein translation is MNYTIQASQRTPALIIYLIDISASMNMVLENRRRIDVVYDALALAIRQMVFRSTKGNRLTPRYRIAILAYSDDVYDLLNGIKGIDEIAAVGSLPDLTPKRFSDSAKAFLQAEKILQAEIPNMQDCPAPLVCHMTDGVATGEDPEPIAKRIMGMSVPDGNVLVENIFISDHLLETPISEPRRWKGISSETVLQDEHGEKLRNMSSVLPESYREMLVEADYLLAPGALMMLPGTCAELVSIGFQMSAATPVR
- a CDS encoding protein phosphatase 2C domain-containing protein, which translates into the protein MRLATLPEGDQRVQAKQRRGDFRYVSVQTGEQPLTRYQGVLQCRYGYGRAAETVNQGDTGQDFAAVRMDGNVCNFVLCDGVGMSYLGDFAARFLGNSLLDWLETTSVPSAEGIEKLLQDLTIPASEQLEKLQPLDNSPLLLREVLMEKRSRGSQAMYVCGRIILSGASRRSRVWIAWQGDSRIRLWRNGQEQSTTFQKYCRTNERWSTREGTVGGKPHIFEAKMSGNENVRLQLYTDGLNDLDAIQAYIPDEHIQVLLDSSHTGGLEDDAAFIELEW
- a CDS encoding WXG100 family type VII secretion target produces the protein MAGRILVTPEQLDQVSNQFKQSGEQSQQIVSTLTQSITSMEGQWEGMTKQRFFQEFQEASKQMQSFVQTLNSISAELTAIANKFRTADQTR